GTTTGCATAGGTTTTCCTTTTCAATACCCTCGGCTCGTTACGCCGATAAGGCTGACCGGTGACAACCCGAAAATAGACAGCCGAGGTAGCCCCTTGCCTTCGGCAATCAGGGCACCCCGGCCGTTAATCCGATTTACCGCGAATACAATTCGACGATCAGGCTTTCGTTGATGTCGCCAGCGATATCGCTGCGTTCCGGCATCGACTTGAACGTGCCTTCGAACTTCTTGGCATCGACCGCAACCCAGCTCGGCATTCCGCCTTGCTCAGCCAGATTCAGCGCTTCCAGAATCCGCACTTGCTTCTTCGACTGTTCGCGAACAGCAACCACATCACCTGCCTTAACTTGCATCGACGGGATGTTGTTCACAACGCCGTTCACCGTGATCGACTTGTGGCCGACGAGCTGACGTGCTTCAGCGCGCGTCGAGCCGAAGCCCATGCGATACACGACGTTGTCGAGACGCGACTCAAGCAATTGCAGCAGGTTTTCGCCCGTCGGGCCCTTGCGGCGATCGGCTTCAGCGAAGTAACGGCGGAACTGACGTTCGAGCACGCCGTAAATACGCTTCACTTTTTGCTTTTCACGCAATTGCGTGCCGTAGTCCGACGTACGAGCGCCAGACGTGCGGCCATGCTGACCCGGCTTGCTATCGAGCTTGCACTTGTCGGCGAGTGAGCGACGTGCGCTCTTCAGGAAAAGATCAGTGCCTTCACGGCGGGACAGCTTTGCTTTAGGACCGGTATAACGTGCCACTTTGCATCCTTAATAATTGATCACGCGAAGCTTGTTCGCGCTAGTTCGAACTCGGTGGATCGAACGGTGGGCTTAGTCAGTATTCTTAACGCTGATTCCATAACGCAAGCAACCTGTCGACGCGCGAGCGTCAACAGGTCAAGGCGCTACGCGACGTCTTAGATACGACGACGCTTCGGCGGACGGCAACCGTTGTGCGGAACCGGTGTCACGTCGGAGATTGCGGTGATCTTGATGCCAAGACCATGCAGCGCACGCACCGCCGATTCACGGCCAGGACCGGGGCCCTTGATCCGCACTTCGAGGTTCTTCACGCCGTATTCCATCGCCACGCGACCAGCCGATTCAGCTGCAACCTGAGCAGCAAAGGGAGTCGATTTACGCGAACCCTTGAAGCCTTGGCCACCCGACGTTGCCCAGGCAAGTGCATTGCCTTGACGATCGGTGATCGTGATGATGGTGTTGTTGAACGACGCGTGAACGTGAACTACGCCCTCGGCGACGTTCTTCTTTACCTTCTTGCGAACGCGTTGCGCCGCGGAGTTGTTCGAAGCCTTAGCCATTACGTTTTCCTGTAACTATCAATTCCGCTTACTTCTTCAGCGATTGCGCTGCACGACGCGGACCCTTACGGGTACGGGCATTCGTACGTGTGCGCTGACCACGCATGGGCAAGCCCTTGCGATGGCGCACGCCACGGTAGCAGCCCAAATCCATCAGGCGCTTGATGTTCATCGTCACTTCACGACGCAGGTCGCCTTCGACGATGAACTTACCCACTTCTTCTCGCAGCTTTTCGAGGTCTGCGTCAGTGAGGTCTTTGACCTTCTTCGAAAACTCCACACCAGACGAGACGCAAATGTTGCGTGCGCGCGTGCGGCCTACACCGAAAATAGCCGTGAGGCCGATTTCAGTATGCTGGTGATTCGGGATGTTAACCCCTGCGATACGAGCCATTGTTTTTCCTCAAACAAAAAGCGCAAGCAAAAAGCGCGGCGTTCAGCCTTGACGCTGTTTGTGGCGCGGATCAGAGCTGCAAATCACGCGCACAACGCCCTTGCGCTTGATGATCTTGCAATTGCGGCAAATGCGCTTAACCGATGCCATCACTTTCATGATATTACCCTTTTTTCAAATCACTTCGCCCGGAACACGATCCGTGCACGAGACAGATCGTAAGGCGTCAATTCAACCGTTACCTTGTCGCCTGGAAGAATGCGGATGTAATGCATCCGCATCTTCCCGGATATGTGCCCAAGAACCACATGGCCATTTTCCAACCTAACCCGGAAAGTAGCATTGGGAAGGTTTTCTACCACCTCACCCTGCATCTGGATTACATCGTCTTTGGCCATAGTCCTTATTAGCGCATAGGGACGTTGCTGCCTTTGAAGTTGGCCTTCTTGAGCAGCGATTCATACTGTTGCGACATAACGTAGGACTGCACCTGCGCCATGAAATCCATCGTGACCACGACAATGATCAGCAGCGACGTTCCACCAAAATAAAACGGTACGTTCCAACGCAGCACCAGAAATTCCGGAAGCAAACAAACGAACACGATGTAGATCGCACCGGCCAGCGTCAAACGCGTAAGGATCCGATCAATATACCGAGCCGTCTGATCACCAGGACGAATCCCGGGAACGAAGGCACCGCTTTTCTTCAGGTTGTCGGCCGTCTCTCTGCTGTTGAACACCAACGCGGTGTAGAAGAAACAGAAGAAAACGATCGCCATTGCGTACAGCAACACATACACCGGTTGGCCAGGCTTCAGAGCCTCAGCAACGCTGTGTAGCGTGTTCGCAAACCAGCCGGTCCGCGTACCCGAACTAAACCAGTTCAGGATAGTTGCCGGGAACAGGATGATCGACGACGCAAAGATCGGCGGAATCACACCCGACATATTCAACTTCAGCGGCAAATGCGAAGACTGACCGCCATAAATCTTGTTTCCGACCTGACGCTTGGCGTAATTCACGAGGATCTTGCGCTGACCGCGTTCGATGAACACCACCACGAACGTGACCGCCGCAATCAGCAGGACGACAATAATCGCCGAGATGATGCTCATGGAGCCGGTGCGAACCAGTTCGAAGAGCCCACCGATCGCGTTCGGGAAACCCGCCGCGATACCGCCGAAAATGATGATCGAGATACCGTTACCCAGTCCGCGCTCCGTGATCTGCTCACCTAGCCACATCAGGAACATCGTGCCGGTCACCAGCGTCACGACTGTCGTCAGCCGGAAGACCATGCCAGGATCAATAACGAGCCCTGCCTGATTTTCCAACGCCACCGCAATACCGAATGCTTGGAACGTAGCCAGAACAACGGTGAAGTAACGCGTGTACTGCGTAATCTTCCGCTGCCCCGCCTGCCCTTCTTTCTTCAGCGCTTCCATTTGCGGCGAAACGATCGACAGCAGCTGCATGATGATCGACGCCGAGATGTACGGCATGATCCCAAGCGCGAAGATCGTGAACCTGGACAGCGCACCACCCGAGAACATGTTAAACATGCCAAGAATGCCGCCTGACTGGCTCTGGAAAAGCTTCGCCAGCTGATCCGGGTCGATACCCGGCACCGGAATATGCGCACCGATACGGTAGACAATCAGCGCCAGCAGCAAGAACATTGCACGCCGACGCAGATCGCCGAACTTCGCAGCGCTTCGACCGGATTTTGCGAGACTCGGGCTATTAGCCAAGAACCTTCTCCGATGCTTTCGCTAACAACGACAACACGCGTTCGTTACTCAGAGACCGAGCCGCCAGCGGCTTCGATCGCAGCACGAGCACCCTTCGTAGCGACGAGGCCCTTAACCGTGATCTTGCGCGTCAGTTCGCCCGTCTTGATGATCCGTGCGCTCGTAAAGAGCACGCCGAGCAGTCCGGCTTGCTTCAGAGCCAGCAAATCGACTTCGTCGACCGGCAGCTTCTCGAGATCCGACAAACGCACTTCGCCCACGAATTCGTGCGTCAGCGAGCTGAAACCACGCTTCGGCAGACGACGTTGTAAAGGCATCTGGCCGCCTTCGAAGCCGACTTTATGAAAGCCGCCCGAACGCGATTTCTGACCCTTGTGACCACGACCCGCAGTCTTGCCCAGGCCGGAACCAATACCGCGGCCAACGCGACGCTTTGCATGCTTCGCGCCTTCTGCCGGCTTAAGGTTATTCAAATCCATATTCAACTCCTTGATCCTTGGTCAGCCGCTTAGCTGAGGACTTTGACAAGGTACGAGACCTTGTTGATCATCCCGCGCACTGCCGGCGTGTCCTGCAGTTCGCTAACCGAGTTGAGTCGGCGCAGGCCCAGACCACGCACCGTTGCACGATGCGTTTCACGGGTCCCAATCAGGCTCTTCACGAGCTGAACCTTGACAGTTTTATCAGACATGGTGACCACCTGGCTTAGCCCAAAATATCTTCGACGGACTTGCCGCGCTTCGCCGCGATGTCACCCGGCGTGGACTGCTTGCGCAGACCGTCGAGCGTTGCACGAACGAGGTTGTACGGATTCGTCGAACCGTGGCTCTTCGCCACAACGTTTTGAACGCCCATCACGTCGAACACTGCGCGCATCGGGCCGCCGGCGATCACACCCGTACCGTCCTTGGCCGGAGCCAGGAGGACTGCGGATGCGCCATGCTTACCATGCACTTCGTGTTGCAGCGTACCGTTCTTCAACGGTACCTTGAACATGTTGCGGCGTGCTTGTTCCATTGCCTTTTGAACAGCAACTGGAACTTCCTTCGCTTTGCCCTTGCCCATGCCGATGCGGCCGTCGCCATCGCCAACCACGGTCAGTGCGGCAAAACCGAGAATCCGGCCGCCCTTCACAACCTTGGTCACGCGATTGACTGCGATCATCTTTTCACGGAGGCCGTCGTCGCGTTCTTCAGCCTTCACATTCGCTTGCATCTTTGCCATGACGAATTCTTCCCTTAGAACTTGAGTCCGGCTTCGCGTGCCGCATCAGCCAGCGCTTTCACGCGGCCGTGGTAACGGAAACCTGAACGGTCGAAGGCGACGGATTCGACGCCGGCTGCCTTGGCTTTTTCAGCAATACGCTTACCGACAGCGATCGCAGCGTTGACGTTGCCGCCCTTACCGGTCTTGTCGGCCAGTTCGGCACGCACTTCAGCTTCGAGCGTCGACGCGCTTGCCAGCACCTTGGTGCCGCACGGCG
This window of the Caballeronia sp. SBC1 genome carries:
- the rpsD gene encoding 30S ribosomal protein S4, producing MARYTGPKAKLSRREGTDLFLKSARRSLADKCKLDSKPGQHGRTSGARTSDYGTQLREKQKVKRIYGVLERQFRRYFAEADRRKGPTGENLLQLLESRLDNVVYRMGFGSTRAEARQLVGHKSITVNGVVNNIPSMQVKAGDVVAVREQSKKQVRILEALNLAEQGGMPSWVAVDAKKFEGTFKSMPERSDIAGDINESLIVELYSR
- the rpsK gene encoding 30S ribosomal protein S11 is translated as MAKASNNSAAQRVRKKVKKNVAEGVVHVHASFNNTIITITDRQGNALAWATSGGQGFKGSRKSTPFAAQVAAESAGRVAMEYGVKNLEVRIKGPGPGRESAVRALHGLGIKITAISDVTPVPHNGCRPPKRRRI
- the rpsM gene encoding 30S ribosomal protein S13, giving the protein MARIAGVNIPNHQHTEIGLTAIFGVGRTRARNICVSSGVEFSKKVKDLTDADLEKLREEVGKFIVEGDLRREVTMNIKRLMDLGCYRGVRHRKGLPMRGQRTRTNARTRKGPRRAAQSLKK
- the rpmJ gene encoding 50S ribosomal protein L36, which gives rise to MKVMASVKRICRNCKIIKRKGVVRVICSSDPRHKQRQG
- the infA gene encoding translation initiation factor IF-1, encoding MAKDDVIQMQGEVVENLPNATFRVRLENGHVVLGHISGKMRMHYIRILPGDKVTVELTPYDLSRARIVFRAK
- the secY gene encoding preprotein translocase subunit SecY, which encodes MANSPSLAKSGRSAAKFGDLRRRAMFLLLALIVYRIGAHIPVPGIDPDQLAKLFQSQSGGILGMFNMFSGGALSRFTIFALGIMPYISASIIMQLLSIVSPQMEALKKEGQAGQRKITQYTRYFTVVLATFQAFGIAVALENQAGLVIDPGMVFRLTTVVTLVTGTMFLMWLGEQITERGLGNGISIIIFGGIAAGFPNAIGGLFELVRTGSMSIISAIIVVLLIAAVTFVVVFIERGQRKILVNYAKRQVGNKIYGGQSSHLPLKLNMSGVIPPIFASSIILFPATILNWFSSGTRTGWFANTLHSVAEALKPGQPVYVLLYAMAIVFFCFFYTALVFNSRETADNLKKSGAFVPGIRPGDQTARYIDRILTRLTLAGAIYIVFVCLLPEFLVLRWNVPFYFGGTSLLIIVVVTMDFMAQVQSYVMSQQYESLLKKANFKGSNVPMR
- the rplO gene encoding 50S ribosomal protein L15, with translation MDLNNLKPAEGAKHAKRRVGRGIGSGLGKTAGRGHKGQKSRSGGFHKVGFEGGQMPLQRRLPKRGFSSLTHEFVGEVRLSDLEKLPVDEVDLLALKQAGLLGVLFTSARIIKTGELTRKITVKGLVATKGARAAIEAAGGSVSE
- the rpmD gene encoding 50S ribosomal protein L30, whose amino-acid sequence is MSDKTVKVQLVKSLIGTRETHRATVRGLGLRRLNSVSELQDTPAVRGMINKVSYLVKVLS
- the rpsE gene encoding 30S ribosomal protein S5, with protein sequence MAKMQANVKAEERDDGLREKMIAVNRVTKVVKGGRILGFAALTVVGDGDGRIGMGKGKAKEVPVAVQKAMEQARRNMFKVPLKNGTLQHEVHGKHGASAVLLAPAKDGTGVIAGGPMRAVFDVMGVQNVVAKSHGSTNPYNLVRATLDGLRKQSTPGDIAAKRGKSVEDILG
- the rplR gene encoding 50S ribosomal protein L18 encodes the protein MDKTQSRLRRAKQTRVKIAELQVARLAVHRTNTHIYAQVFSPCGTKVLASASTLEAEVRAELADKTGKGGNVNAAIAVGKRIAEKAKAAGVESVAFDRSGFRYHGRVKALADAAREAGLKF